The following coding sequences are from one Candidatus Deferrimicrobiaceae bacterium window:
- a CDS encoding inositol monophosphatase family protein: MGNREWMEFAEEVARGAGEILRRNYGRRQSIHFKGEINLVTDVDRESEAYLMERIRSSFPDHGILSEES, encoded by the coding sequence ATGGGAAACCGGGAATGGATGGAATTCGCCGAGGAGGTGGCGCGCGGGGCGGGGGAGATCCTCCGCCGGAACTACGGGAGGCGGCAGTCCATCCATTTCAAGGGGGAGATCAACCTCGTGACGGACGTGGACCGCGAGTCCGAGGCGTACCTCATGGAGCGGATCCGGTCCTCGTTCCCGGACCACGGGATCCTCTCCGAGGAGAGC
- the larA gene encoding nickel-dependent lactate racemase, which produces MRRSIALKYGHTEAILPEETFRSVYRLAARPPFLPPSEDALIRQRMARPVGSLPLRELVRSSDSIAVPVSDITRYSATEKFLTPILEETGAAGIPRSRVTVFIARGTHRSLTDEELHAVVGPEISSGIRVEQSDPDGETVEVGVTSRGTHVRISRPLMGHDRIVLTGTITFHYFAGFGGGRKALVPGCAARETASATHFRIFRTDGPGKHPLSRPGVLAGNPVHEDIVEGVAMASPTFLFNTLLTPQKEIFDAIAGHWQKAHEEGCARYAKAFRVPVPKKYSLVLASAGGFPKDINFIQSHKALDHAFLAAEEGGVIILLAECRDGFGSETFFPWFRFEDPGEMEADLRANYQIYGQTAHATFSKAKACRVILVSSLRPGDVERMGMTPAASLDDAIRKAETFLGDLPSPLVIPDAGFVLPDVAGNALP; this is translated from the coding sequence ATGAGACGGTCGATCGCCCTGAAATACGGGCATACCGAGGCGATCCTGCCGGAGGAGACGTTCCGCAGCGTCTACCGACTGGCTGCCCGGCCTCCGTTCCTGCCTCCCTCCGAGGACGCCCTGATCCGGCAGAGGATGGCCCGCCCCGTCGGGTCCCTGCCCCTCCGGGAACTCGTCCGTTCCTCGGACTCGATCGCCGTCCCCGTGTCGGACATCACGCGCTATTCCGCCACGGAAAAGTTCCTCACGCCCATCCTCGAGGAAACCGGCGCCGCGGGAATCCCGAGGAGCCGGGTGACCGTCTTCATCGCGCGGGGAACTCACCGTTCCTTGACGGACGAGGAACTGCACGCGGTCGTCGGGCCGGAGATCTCCTCCGGGATCCGCGTGGAGCAGTCGGATCCCGACGGGGAGACCGTAGAGGTCGGCGTCACCTCCCGGGGGACGCACGTAAGGATCAGCCGGCCCCTGATGGGGCACGACAGGATCGTGCTTACGGGGACCATCACCTTCCACTACTTCGCGGGATTCGGGGGGGGGAGGAAGGCTCTCGTCCCGGGATGCGCCGCGCGGGAGACCGCCTCCGCCACGCACTTCCGCATCTTCCGCACGGACGGCCCCGGGAAACACCCGCTTTCCCGCCCCGGCGTCCTCGCGGGAAATCCCGTGCACGAGGACATCGTCGAGGGGGTCGCGATGGCGTCCCCGACGTTCCTGTTCAACACGCTCCTCACCCCCCAGAAGGAGATCTTCGACGCCATCGCCGGGCACTGGCAGAAGGCGCACGAGGAGGGGTGCGCGAGGTACGCGAAGGCCTTCCGGGTGCCCGTGCCGAAGAAGTATTCCCTCGTGCTCGCCTCCGCGGGCGGGTTCCCCAAGGACATCAACTTCATCCAGTCCCACAAAGCATTGGATCACGCGTTCCTGGCCGCCGAGGAGGGGGGGGTCATCATCCTCCTTGCCGAGTGCCGGGACGGATTCGGAAGCGAGACCTTCTTCCCCTGGTTCCGTTTCGAGGACCCCGGGGAAATGGAGGCCGACCTTCGGGCGAATTACCAGATCTACGGGCAGACGGCGCATGCGACGTTTTCGAAGGCGAAAGCGTGCCGGGTGATCCTCGTTTCCTCCCTGCGGCCCGGGGACGTGGAGAGGATGGGAATGACTCCCGCCGCCTCCCTCGACGACGCCATCCGGAAGGCGGAAACGTTCCTGGGCGACCTCCCCTCCCCGCTCGTCATCCCGGATGCGGGCTTCGTCCTGCCGGATGTGGCGGGGAACGCATTGCCCTAG
- a CDS encoding transporter, with translation MKKAGRVACTAVLAGTLLLPGTRNRAVAGHPLGTEDAGTQGKGNVEVELNGEWSSPSGGGRETSLGNTYTLGLSPRIDLAVSFAYVFLEPGDGTESVRGMGDTEVTLKTSFGDGNGWIPTVGFKAGAVLPTGEETKGLGPGRASGLATVIADWEIGAVLIHANTGATIAGRPIGSRDRDDSVRASLAAEWEVGGRYILLGEYLWEKNVGAAGSASSDLLVGGKAELARNLTLDVGIRWGTTDASPGVTYLAGVTLAFSGEEKGEGRHEKHDPPGEGGKRTR, from the coding sequence ATGAAGAAGGCCGGCCGGGTCGCATGCACCGCAGTCCTTGCGGGAACGCTCCTGCTGCCGGGAACCCGAAACCGCGCGGTCGCCGGCCATCCCCTCGGAACCGAGGACGCGGGGACGCAGGGAAAGGGAAACGTGGAAGTGGAGCTCAACGGCGAATGGTCCTCCCCCTCCGGTGGGGGGCGCGAAACATCCCTGGGGAACACCTACACGCTGGGGCTGTCCCCCCGGATCGACCTAGCGGTCTCCTTCGCCTACGTTTTCCTGGAGCCGGGCGACGGCACGGAATCGGTTCGGGGCATGGGCGACACGGAGGTGACGCTCAAGACCTCGTTCGGTGACGGCAACGGGTGGATCCCGACCGTGGGATTCAAGGCGGGCGCGGTCCTTCCCACGGGGGAGGAGACAAAAGGGCTGGGGCCGGGCCGGGCAAGCGGCCTTGCCACCGTCATCGCCGACTGGGAGATCGGCGCCGTCCTGATCCACGCCAACACGGGCGCCACCATCGCGGGGCGTCCCATCGGGAGCCGGGACCGGGACGACAGCGTGAGGGCGAGCCTCGCGGCGGAGTGGGAAGTCGGCGGGCGGTATATCCTGCTGGGGGAATACCTCTGGGAGAAAAACGTAGGGGCTGCCGGAAGCGCCTCCTCGGATCTGCTCGTCGGGGGGAAGGCGGAACTCGCCCGGAACCTCACACTCGACGTCGGCATCCGTTGGGGAACCACCGACGCGTCGCCCGGCGTCACGTACCTCGCGGGGGTCACCCTTGCCTTTTCCGGAGAGGAGAAAGGGGAAGGCCGGCACGAAAAGCATGATCCCCCGGGGGAGGGCGGCAAGAGGACGAGATAG
- a CDS encoding ABC transporter ATP-binding protein encodes MTMTAHSGQTVPPLLELADIHYAYREGIPALSGLSLSVYPAERIAVLGANGCGKSTLLKLLGGLIFPQSGSYRAFGRQIDDRLLSRDPFGIYFRKEVGILFQNSDAQLFNPTVEDEIAFGPLQMNDPPEEIRSKVHRTIEMFGIGAIRDRAPYELSGGEKKKVAIASMMVMDPQILLLDEPTAGLDPRSSRALVDAIIEAEESGKTVVTATHDLHVVSEIARRVLVFGEDRRILASGTPEEILSDRSLLLAANLVHLHRHAHEDYWHAHEHEHPEVFHVHEHRDGSPRGEKEGR; translated from the coding sequence ATGACGATGACGGCGCACAGCGGGCAAACCGTGCCCCCTCTTCTCGAACTTGCCGACATCCATTACGCCTACCGGGAAGGGATCCCCGCACTCTCGGGACTTTCCCTTTCGGTCTATCCCGCCGAGCGAATCGCCGTCCTGGGAGCGAACGGGTGCGGTAAATCGACGTTGCTCAAGCTCCTGGGAGGACTGATCTTCCCCCAGAGCGGCTCCTACCGGGCCTTCGGGCGGCAGATCGACGACCGCCTGCTCTCCCGCGACCCGTTCGGGATCTACTTCCGGAAGGAGGTCGGGATCCTCTTCCAGAACTCCGACGCCCAGCTGTTCAACCCCACCGTCGAGGACGAGATCGCCTTCGGCCCCCTCCAGATGAACGATCCCCCCGAGGAGATCCGGTCGAAAGTCCACCGTACGATCGAGATGTTCGGGATCGGCGCGATTCGGGACCGCGCCCCTTACGAGCTGTCGGGGGGGGAAAAGAAGAAGGTGGCGATCGCCTCCATGATGGTGATGGACCCGCAGATCCTCCTGCTGGACGAGCCCACCGCGGGGCTCGACCCGCGGAGCAGCCGGGCGCTCGTCGACGCGATCATCGAGGCGGAGGAATCGGGAAAAACGGTGGTGACGGCCACCCATGATCTGCACGTCGTCTCGGAGATCGCCCGAAGGGTCCTCGTGTTCGGGGAAGATCGGAGGATCCTCGCATCCGGGACCCCGGAGGAGATCCTCTCGGACCGGTCCCTCCTGCTCGCCGCCAACCTCGTCCACCTGCACCGCCATGCCCACGAGGATTACTGGCACGCCCACGAGCACGAGCACCCCGAGGTCTTCCACGTCCATGAGCACCGGGATGGCAGTCCCCGGGGAGAAAAGGAGGGACGATGA
- the cbiM gene encoding cobalt transporter CbiM encodes MHIPDGYLGPPTYIAAYAACAPLWAIAARKVRESLDARRAPLLAISAAFSFLVMMFNIPLPGGSTGHAVGGVLIAIVVGPWGAMLSISIALVIQALLFGDGGVTAIGANCFNIAFVMPFSGYGTYRLLSAPFSSDRGRAVAAGIAGWVGLNAAAFTTAVMFGIQPLLHTAPDGRALYSPYPLSVALHAMMLQHMTVFGGVEALITGAVVSYLQRSKSAWILGSAKSGATR; translated from the coding sequence ATGCACATCCCCGACGGCTATCTGGGCCCCCCGACGTACATCGCCGCATACGCGGCCTGCGCGCCTCTCTGGGCGATCGCCGCCCGCAAGGTGCGGGAAAGCCTCGACGCGCGAAGGGCGCCCCTCCTCGCCATTTCCGCCGCGTTCTCCTTCCTCGTGATGATGTTCAACATCCCCCTCCCGGGAGGGAGCACGGGGCACGCGGTGGGGGGCGTTCTGATCGCGATCGTCGTCGGCCCTTGGGGAGCGATGCTCTCGATCAGCATCGCCCTCGTCATCCAGGCCCTTCTGTTCGGCGACGGCGGGGTGACGGCGATCGGGGCGAACTGCTTCAACATCGCATTCGTGATGCCCTTCTCGGGGTACGGGACGTACCGCCTCCTTTCCGCCCCGTTTTCCTCCGACCGGGGAAGGGCCGTGGCGGCGGGGATCGCCGGGTGGGTCGGCCTCAACGCGGCCGCGTTCACCACGGCGGTCATGTTCGGGATCCAGCCCCTGCTGCACACCGCGCCCGACGGGCGGGCTCTCTACTCCCCCTATCCCCTCTCCGTGGCCCTGCACGCCATGATGCTCCAGCACATGACCGTCTTCGGCGGGGTCGAGGCCCTGATCACGGGAGCGGTGGTCTCCTACCTGCAGCGGTCGAAATCCGCCTGGATCCTCGGCTCGGCCAAAAGCGGAGCCACCCGGTGA
- a CDS encoding energy-coupling factor transporter transmembrane component T, with protein MDEPLRERRFLEAAASRGLRPPGGTHVEKTLRELSSFFSRSLFREETARRPGLLQQVDPRARLLATLLFLASVSLARSIPGLIVHAFLPLAALALSRIRPAEFLGAGFLVAVVFSALMAAPATLNVFFDGTVILPLFDRGREWSYGPYSLPAVIGITREGLLTAATFLLRALSSVAAVLWLTLSTRWSDLLRALRFLRLPSIFLQVTGMTVRYTHALLRHSEEVHLGKKSRTVCRARTAAEQAWVGSRIARSWERSVHLMEEVSMAMAARGFTGEARYPAGPWFGAPEWLLIIAVVVFCGGAHAA; from the coding sequence ATGGACGAACCCCTCCGGGAGCGGCGATTCCTCGAAGCGGCGGCGTCGCGGGGCCTTCGTCCCCCGGGGGGGACCCACGTCGAGAAGACCCTCCGGGAACTCTCCTCGTTCTTTTCCCGCTCGTTGTTCCGGGAGGAGACGGCGCGCCGCCCCGGCCTCCTGCAGCAGGTGGACCCGAGAGCGAGGCTTCTGGCCACGCTCCTTTTCCTGGCGAGCGTGAGCCTCGCCCGGTCGATCCCGGGGTTGATCGTCCACGCCTTCCTCCCTCTGGCGGCCCTTGCTCTTTCCCGCATCCGCCCGGCGGAGTTTTTGGGAGCGGGCTTCCTCGTGGCGGTCGTCTTCTCCGCCCTCATGGCGGCCCCGGCGACGCTGAACGTCTTTTTCGACGGGACGGTCATCCTGCCGCTTTTCGACCGGGGGAGGGAGTGGAGCTACGGGCCATATTCCCTGCCGGCCGTGATCGGCATCACCCGGGAAGGACTTCTCACCGCCGCCACGTTCCTGCTCCGCGCCCTTTCCTCCGTCGCCGCCGTCCTGTGGCTCACCCTCTCCACGCGGTGGTCCGATCTCCTCCGTGCACTCCGGTTCCTCCGCCTCCCCTCGATCTTTCTGCAGGTGACCGGGATGACCGTCCGGTATACCCACGCGCTGCTCCGCCACTCCGAGGAGGTCCATCTCGGAAAGAAGAGCCGCACCGTCTGCCGTGCGCGGACTGCGGCCGAACAGGCGTGGGTCGGCTCCCGGATCGCCCGATCGTGGGAAAGGAGCGTCCACCTGATGGAGGAGGTGAGCATGGCGATGGCCGCCCGCGGCTTCACCGGCGAGGCGAGGTATCCCGCCGGCCCCTGGTTCGGGGCCCCGGAATGGCTTCTGATCATCGCGGTCGTGGTATTCTGTGGAGGTGCACACGCCGCCTGA
- the nikR gene encoding nickel-responsive transcriptional regulator NikR produces MPGVARFGVSLERELLERFDLLIGRKGYANRSEAIRDLIRDSLVRERWETGKGKAVGAITLVYNHDTRELADKLTDLQHAHFQSIVSTLHVHLDAHHCLEVLVLRGKALEIKTIADQLIGTRGVKHGTFSATAEGRDLM; encoded by the coding sequence ATGCCCGGAGTTGCCCGGTTCGGCGTATCCCTGGAAAGAGAACTCCTGGAACGGTTCGATCTTCTGATCGGGCGGAAAGGATACGCCAACCGGTCCGAGGCGATCCGCGACCTGATCCGGGACAGCCTCGTCAGGGAACGGTGGGAGACGGGAAAAGGGAAGGCGGTCGGCGCCATCACGCTCGTCTATAACCACGATACGCGGGAGCTGGCCGACAAGCTGACCGACCTTCAGCACGCCCACTTCCAGTCGATCGTCTCTACCCTCCATGTACACCTTGACGCCCACCACTGCCTCGAGGTTCTCGTGCTTCGGGGGAAGGCGTTGGAAATCAAGACCATCGCCGACCAGCTGATCGGCACACGGGGTGTCAAGCACGGCACGTTTTCCGCGACCGCGGAGGGAAGGGATTTGATGTGA